The genomic interval TATTCATGAAAAAAATTACTGTTATAGTTTTGTTTACTTGTTTGTTATTCAGCCAGCTATATAGCAAACCTGAAATTTCCATTAAAGAAACAACATTTGATTTTGGTGATATATTAGAATCAAATGGCAAGGTTCATCATAAATTCTTTTTCACAAATATCGGTGATGAACCACTGAAGATTAAAAAAGTTTCTTCCT from Candidatus Cloacimonadota bacterium carries:
- a CDS encoding DUF1573 domain-containing protein, which produces MKKITVIVLFTCLLFSQLYSKPEISIKETTFDFGDILESNGKVHHKFFFTNIGDEPLKIKKVSSS